The sequence CGTGCTGCGTGAGCACGACCCCAGTTACACACTGCTCAACGACCAGTATCCGTACCTCTTTAACTCGTACTACATTCAGGCCGGCGAGCGCCACTGCCGCGACCGGCGGGGGTACATCTCGCGGCCCACGGTGGAGCAGGTGTACGAGTACCGCGCCTACGTGGACGAGCACGTGGAGGCCTTGCTCGCCACTGCCTCGGCCGACGACCTCGACACCCTTGCGCCGCTGGTGGAGCTGGGCATTCACCACGAGCAGCAGCACCAGGAGCTGATGGTGACCGACCTGAAGCACGTCCTGTCGGTCAACCCGCTGCGGCCGGCCTACCGCGACGATCTTGCGCCGCCCACCGTGGACGCGATCCCTGCACTGGACTGGGTGGCTTTTGCAGACGAAGGCGTGTACGAGGTGGGCTATGACGGCGACGGCTTCTACTACGACAATGAAGGGCCCCGCCACAAGGAATACCGCCGGCCGTTTGCCCTGGCCAATCGGCTCGTAACGTGCGGAGAGTACCGCGCCTTTATGGAAGACGGCGGCTACGAGCGTCCCGAGCTGTGGCTTTCGGCCGGGTGGGCCACCGTGCAAGAACGCGACTGGACCGAGCCGTTCTACTGGGAGGAGCGCGAGGGCGAGTGGTACGTGTACACGCTGGGCGGCCTGCGCCCCTTGAACCCGCATGAGCCGGTGGCGCACCTCAGCTACTTCGAGGCCGAAGCGTATGCCCGCTGGGCCGGCGCCCGCTTGCCTGAAGAAGGCGAATGGGAGCTCGCGGCCCGCGATGCGACCATCGAAGGCAATACCGTCGACGCCGGATACTTTCATCCCATTCCGCTCACCGACGACACGCCCGCCCACACGCCAGCCGCGGGCGACGGCGGCGCGCTCTACCAACTGTACGGCGACGTGTGGGAGTGGACCCGCTCGGCCTACAGCCCCTACCCGGGCTACGAGCCCCTGCCCGGCGCCATTGGCGAGTACAACGGCAAGTTCATGTGCGGGCAGTACGTGCTGCGCGGCGGCTCGTGTGCCACCTCGCAATCGCACCTGCGGCCTACCTACCGCAACTACTTCCACCCCGACGAAGCCTGGCAATTTATGGGACTGCGCCTCGCACAAGACCTCTGAGAGCCTGTTTTAATCCTTGCCCTCGGGCTTGGGCCGTAGCCCCACTACGGACCGGCCCGAGGTCCGATATTTGCGCCATCGTTGCTGGCGCTCGCCGTCTGATGCAACATCAAAGCAGGTTCTAACACACGGCCCCGCACGTGCTTTCTACCAACCACCTCTTTTTATGACCGCCCCACCCGACGCGCTGCCCCTCATCGACTGCAACCCAGATCGGGGCTCCTTCCGAGACGATGTGCTGAACGGGTTGCAGCAATCGCCCAAGGACATTCCCTCGAAGTACCTGTACGACCGGCGCGGCTCGCAGCTGTTTGACGAGATTTGCACGCTGGACGCCTACTATCCCACCCGCACCGAGCGCGCCATCATGCAAACGCACGGCAGCGCCATGACCGATGCCGTGGGCGCTGGCGTACAGCTCGTGGAATACGGCAGCGGAAGTAGCCTGAAGACGCGTGAGCTGCTCGACCGCCTCGACGGGCCCGCGCAGTACGTGCCGGTAGACATCTCGAAAGAGCATTTGCTGGAAGCCGCCGCCGCGATCGCAGAGGACTACCCGCACATTCCCGTTCGTCCGGTGTGCGCCGACTACACCGCGCCGTTTCCGCTACCCGAAGCTCCTGCGGCCCAACGAACGGTGGTCTACTTTCCCGGCTCCACCATCGGCAACTTTCTGCCGGCGGAGGCGCAGGCCTTTCTGGAACATATCGCCGCGGTGATTGCGCCATCGGGCGGGCTGCTTGTGGGCGTCGATTTGCGCAAGGACCCGGCGGTTCTTCGCCGCGCCTACAACGATCCAGAAGGCGTTACGGCCGCCTTCAACAAGAACCTGCTGCGTCGCATCAACCGAGAGCTCGAAGGTACCTTTGCGCTCGATCAGTTCCGCCACGATGCCCCCTGGATCGCCGACAAAAGCCGTATCGAGATGCACCTCGTTAGCACAATGGCCCAAACGGCAACGGTCGCCGGACAGTCGTTTTCCTTTGCAGAAGGCGAGGTGATCCGCACGGAGTACTCGCACAAATACACGCTGGACGCGTTTGCACAGCGGGCGCAGCGGGCCGGACTGGCCGTGCGCGACGTATGGACCGACGCCCGCGACTGGTTCAGCGTGCAGTACCTTACACCCGTTTCCTCGTGACCGCGTCGCGCCGTGCCGCTGCAGCTACGCGGCGGAAGCTAGATCGACGGCCGCCTCGTGACGCGCCTGTGGGCGTGCCACGCGCGGGGCCCACTCGGCCGCATGACGCCGCGACCGCCAGTAGACGATCCCACTCTTGAGCGCGCCGCGCACTTCGCAGGCCACCAGCTGCTGCTGGACCGCATCGCCCGCGCGCCACGCCTGCAGCCAGCGGCTCACCCGATGGCGCAGCCACCAGGGCACGATGGCCGCAAAGCTCTTCCACTGCCCGGGGTACGCCGCCAGGCTGCGGAAGGCAAAGCTCCAAAACCCCGTGCCCCACGTGGTGAGCTGTCGCTGCAGCGCCTCCAGCGTCGCGCGGTGCTGATGCCACACAAGGGCTCGCGGCTCATACACGAGCGTGTGGCCTTCCTGGATGATGCGGAAGTACATCTCCAGGTCGCCGCCGCCTTGCGTGGGGGTGCCTACATCGAGTGCCGGGTCGAAGCCGCCGACGTGATCAAAGACCTCCGCTCGAAACGCCATGTTGGCCCCCGTGCCAAAGCGGCCGGCGTTGTGGTGATAGATTCGCGGCGGCGTCTCGCCAAAGAAGCGCAGCGCATACCGCCGACGCTTGTACCCGCGCTCAAAGCCGCCGTACGACTCAAACAGTTGTTGCGCCGGCGTATCGAGCGCCTCAGGCACCACCAGTCCACACACCGCCATGGCCTCGGGCGTGTCGGCAAACGCACCCACCAGCGCAGTCACCCACAGCGGGTCGACGCGCACGTCGTCATCGGTGTACGCCACAATGCTTCCGCGGGCTTCGGCGAGGGCCCTGTTGCGGGCATTGTTGAGCCCCGGACGCGGTTCACGCACGTAACGAACGGAGGGGAAACGCGTGCGCACCAGCCGTTCGGTGGCATCGCTCGATGGCGCATTGTCCACTACGAGCAGATCTACGGCCGGATACCGGAGCCGCTGCAGCGCTGCCAGGCAGGCCGCGAGGGCGTCGGGACGGTCGCGGGTGCACACGGCCACCGTAACGAGTGGTTGCGTGCCGGTTGTCGTGAGCCGGTGCGCCGCGGCTCCTACCAGCCCTTCATGCTGAAGCTGCGAATCCGTCGGCGGCGGCGTTCCGTCGGGCAGGTGGTCGCGCCAAATGATCGTTGTATCGGCGGCAATGGCTCCTGCGAGCGTCTCCGCTGCACAGGTTCCCGCTGCAAGGGGCACATCCACCCGGCCGACCGGCTGCAGCCCAAGACACACCAAAACGTGGAGCGACGCGTAGCCGTGCAATCCGTGGAAGGAGGGCACCGGCGCGGACAGGTCGACGCGTGTTACGTACGCAGGGGCAGACATAGGCGGAGGATACGGGCCATCGGAAAAGGGGTGACCGCCAATATCGCCCACACGCCCAAGGCCCCAACACCCAAACCGGCGCGGGGACTATGCGCCTTTGGCGCAATCCCAAACCGATGTGCGCCGTACAAGCGCATGCGAGATCCGGCGCTGCCAGTCGAATGGCTGTCTCCTTGATCGCCCCACAGGGAGCTGGACCATATCTGCACCACCTCACATCCCGTTACCGCGGACGTTTCAGGCAAGCCGTTGTCAAGCCTCGGAGGTTGAACCGGGCGTCGCAAACACCGCCTCCCACTCTACTGCAATATCCGTCACCGGATCGGTAATCGTGCCGCTGGAATACGTCGTCGATTCCATCCCCGCAGTGAATACGGTGATGGTTTTCAGCGGCGGCAGCACCAACCAACACGACTGCACCCCGTGCTCCAACAGATCACGAATTTTGTCCAGCAGGTCTTGCATGCCCTGGGTGGGCGAAGCGATTTCGACAGCGGTTAGCGGCGGCTCGGTTACGCGCACTTCATCGACCGAAAAGTCAACAGACAGATCGCGATACACAACCAAATCTGGCGTAACGTCAAGGTCGCCGAGACGAAGCGTCAGTTCGCTGAGCACCTGATACTTTGGACGATATCCAGAGAGAGTAACGATCAGGTTGGTTTGAGCAATGCTATGCAGTTTGCTTGGCATGGGCTTGCCGCGCTCTTCTTCGTAAGCGGAACGTGTGACGGTCTCCATGGCACGCAGGGCAATTCGGTGGAGAAAGGGTGAACCGGTGATGGTGGTACGCGGAGACACTCGGGATGTGCCGACACGCCGCGCGCGCGATCATCCAGGGCTCATTGCTGGACGCCCCCCGCAAACGACTGTCCCCACGGCACTCGGAACGTCGCCTCGTTGCGCCAACCACCCAACCAGGAGCCACAAACGCGGGCAGGATCCGGCGATGTGCCGAACCCTGCCCGTGCTCCTTTCACGCAATGAACGACGCCGCCTGCAGATCAGGCGAATTGCGCGTTCTCGGTCGATCCTTCCATGGCGCCGGTGCTCGCCGTACCGCCGGTGATGACGTTCTTTACGGCATCGAAGTAACCGGTGCCCACTTCGCGCTGGTGCTTGGTGGCCGTATAGCCGTCGTCCTCCGAGGCAAACTCGGCCTCCTGCAGCTCGGCGTAGGCCGCCATGCCGCGTTCGCTGTAGCCTTTGGCCAGCGTAAACATGCTGTGGTTGAGCGCATGAAAGCCTGCCAGGGTAACGAACTGGAACGCGTAGCCCATGGCGCCCAGCTCGCGCTGAAACGTTGCGATCTCCGCATCCGTGAGGTGCGCTTTCCAGTTGAAGCTCGGCGAACAATTGTACGCCAGCTTCTTGCCGGGGAACCGCTCGTGAATCGCTTCGGCAAACTGACGCGCCTCGTCGAGGTCGGGCCGCGAGGTTTCAAACCACAGCAGATCGGCGTAGGGCGCGTACGCTAAGCTCCGCATCGTGGCCATCTCCAGGCCGCCGCTGATGCGGTGGAAGCCTTCGCTTGTACGCTCCTCATCGGTGATAAACGGACGGTCGCGGGCGTCGATGTCGCTCGTCAGCAGCTTGGCGCTGTCGGCGTCGGTGCGCGCGATCAGTACCGTGGGCACGCCGAGCACGTCGGCCGCCAAGCGGGCGCTGGTGAGCACCTCAATGAACTGCTGCGTGGGCACGAGCACCTTGCCGCCCAGGTGTCCGCATTTCTTTTCGGCGGCCAGCTGATCTTCGAAGTGCACGCCCCCGGCGCCGGCTTCAATCATGGCTTTCATCAGCTCGTACGCGTGCAGCACGCCGCCGTGGCCCGCCTCGGCATCGGCCACAATGGGCGCCATCCAGTGGACGCTATCGTCGCCTTCGGCATGATGCAACTCATCGGCCCGCTTCAGCGCGTTGTTGATGCGGCGAATGACGTCGGGCACGCTGTTCGACGCGTACAGGCTTTGGTCGGGGTACATCTGCCGGCTGAGGTTCGCGTCGGCCGCCACCTGCCAGCCGCTTAGGTAGATGGCTTTCAGGCCCGCCTTTACTTGCTG comes from Salisaeta longa DSM 21114 and encodes:
- the egtB gene encoding ergothioneine biosynthesis protein EgtB, giving the protein MPTLTSPDAPARGPRLQTTDRGSIAERYRITRRFTTDFCRPLNTEDYVVQTKEFVSPTKWHLAHTTWFFETFVLREHDPSYTLLNDQYPYLFNSYYIQAGERHCRDRRGYISRPTVEQVYEYRAYVDEHVEALLATASADDLDTLAPLVELGIHHEQQHQELMVTDLKHVLSVNPLRPAYRDDLAPPTVDAIPALDWVAFADEGVYEVGYDGDGFYYDNEGPRHKEYRRPFALANRLVTCGEYRAFMEDGGYERPELWLSAGWATVQERDWTEPFYWEEREGEWYVYTLGGLRPLNPHEPVAHLSYFEAEAYARWAGARLPEEGEWELAARDATIEGNTVDAGYFHPIPLTDDTPAHTPAAGDGGALYQLYGDVWEWTRSAYSPYPGYEPLPGAIGEYNGKFMCGQYVLRGGSCATSQSHLRPTYRNYFHPDEAWQFMGLRLAQDL
- the egtD gene encoding L-histidine N(alpha)-methyltransferase; protein product: MTAPPDALPLIDCNPDRGSFRDDVLNGLQQSPKDIPSKYLYDRRGSQLFDEICTLDAYYPTRTERAIMQTHGSAMTDAVGAGVQLVEYGSGSSLKTRELLDRLDGPAQYVPVDISKEHLLEAAAAIAEDYPHIPVRPVCADYTAPFPLPEAPAAQRTVVYFPGSTIGNFLPAEAQAFLEHIAAVIAPSGGLLVGVDLRKDPAVLRRAYNDPEGVTAAFNKNLLRRINRELEGTFALDQFRHDAPWIADKSRIEMHLVSTMAQTATVAGQSFSFAEGEVIRTEYSHKYTLDAFAQRAQRAGLAVRDVWTDARDWFSVQYLTPVSS
- a CDS encoding glycosyltransferase family 2 protein is translated as MSAPAYVTRVDLSAPVPSFHGLHGYASLHVLVCLGLQPVGRVDVPLAAGTCAAETLAGAIAADTTIIWRDHLPDGTPPPTDSQLQHEGLVGAAAHRLTTTGTQPLVTVAVCTRDRPDALAACLAALQRLRYPAVDLLVVDNAPSSDATERLVRTRFPSVRYVREPRPGLNNARNRALAEARGSIVAYTDDDVRVDPLWVTALVGAFADTPEAMAVCGLVVPEALDTPAQQLFESYGGFERGYKRRRYALRFFGETPPRIYHHNAGRFGTGANMAFRAEVFDHVGGFDPALDVGTPTQGGGDLEMYFRIIQEGHTLVYEPRALVWHQHRATLEALQRQLTTWGTGFWSFAFRSLAAYPGQWKSFAAIVPWWLRHRVSRWLQAWRAGDAVQQQLVACEVRGALKSGIVYWRSRRHAAEWAPRVARPQARHEAAVDLASAA
- a CDS encoding Uma2 family endonuclease translates to METVTRSAYEEERGKPMPSKLHSIAQTNLIVTLSGYRPKYQVLSELTLRLGDLDVTPDLVVYRDLSVDFSVDEVRVTEPPLTAVEIASPTQGMQDLLDKIRDLLEHGVQSCWLVLPPLKTITVFTAGMESTTYSSGTITDPVTDIAVEWEAVFATPGSTSEA
- the aceA gene encoding isocitrate lyase, yielding MTTEHTNDRTEAATLERQWRQEARWNGIKRPYTGEDVLRLRGSFQVEHTLARMGAERLWALMDDEPYVNALGALTGNQAMQQVKAGLKAIYLSGWQVAADANLSRQMYPDQSLYASNSVPDVIRRINNALKRADELHHAEGDDSVHWMAPIVADAEAGHGGVLHAYELMKAMIEAGAGGVHFEDQLAAEKKCGHLGGKVLVPTQQFIEVLTSARLAADVLGVPTVLIARTDADSAKLLTSDIDARDRPFITDEERTSEGFHRISGGLEMATMRSLAYAPYADLLWFETSRPDLDEARQFAEAIHERFPGKKLAYNCSPSFNWKAHLTDAEIATFQRELGAMGYAFQFVTLAGFHALNHSMFTLAKGYSERGMAAYAELQEAEFASEDDGYTATKHQREVGTGYFDAVKNVITGGTASTGAMEGSTENAQFA